One stretch of Archocentrus centrarchus isolate MPI-CPG fArcCen1 chromosome 5, fArcCen1, whole genome shotgun sequence DNA includes these proteins:
- the slc6a11a gene encoding solute carrier family 6 member 11a — protein MAESLRRLFHLPTKSTSKTVEERGKWGSKKEFILSVAGAIIGLGNVWRFPYLCYKNGGGAFFIPYILFLVTCGIPLFVLETALGQYTSQGGIMCWRKICPLFEGMGYTSQMIILYGGISYIVVLAWAFLYLFSSFSGELPWATCNNAWNTNHCVIINNYNATVNWTSPVNSSSSVVEFWQRRVLNISTGIETLGSIQWELSLCLLLAWVICYFCVWKGVRSTGKATYFTATLPFVTLTVLFIRGITLPGAFHGIKYYLYPNPARLADPQVWMDAGTQIFFSYAICLGCLTTLGSYNKYNNNCYRDSFYLCLLNSGTSFVLGFAIFSVLGYMSQKQGVDIATVAESGPGLVFIVYPQAVTLLPWPQVWSVCFFTMIILLGIDGQFIGLESIMTSLTDVFPAHIRRGYYRELYLMLICALCYMLGLLLVSEAGAYILQIFDHYVCSGPTLLLMAILQSVIIGWIYGAERFCDNIEDMIGYKPLSLIKYCWLYATPLICGGTLVFLLMSYTPMRFNNTYVYPWWAFWIGWFLAMSSLSMIPVTMIYKLTKGRGTLWQRLKTSSQPANDLPVMAKEMACVTACP, from the exons GTGCATTCTTCATTCCTTACATCCTGTTCCTTGTGACCTGTGGCATACCTCTGTTTGTGCTGGAGACAGCACTGGGCCAGTACACCAGTCAGGGGGGGATCATGTGCTGGAGGAAGATCTGCCCCCTGTTTGAAG GCATGGGATACACCAGCCAAATGATCATTCTCTATGGAGGCATCAGCTACATTGTGGTTTTAGCCTGGGCTTTTCTCTACTTGTTCTCTTCCTTCTCTGGAGAGTTGCCGTGGGCCACCTGTAATAATGCTTGGAACACaa ATCATTGTGTGATAATAAACAACTACAATGCCACTGTCAACTGGACATCACCTGTGAATTCATCCTCTTCTGTTGTAGAGTTTTGGCA GCGACGGGTGTTGAATATATCCACTGGCATAGAGACCTTGGGAAGCATACAGTGGGAACTTTCTCTGTGCCTTCTTCTTGCCTGGGTCATCTGCTACTTTTGTGTCTGGAAGGGAGTGAGATCCACAGGAAAG gctACATATTTCACAGCCACATTACCCTTCGTCACATTAACTGTGCTGTTTATCAGAGGAATCACCCTTCCTGGAGCCTTCCATGGGATCAAATATTACTTGTATCCCAATCCTGCACGGCTCGCTGACCCTCAG GTCTGGATGGATGCTggaacacaaatatttttttcatatgcAATATGTTTGGGATGCCTGACTACACTTGGAAGCTACAACAAGTACAATAATAACTGTTACAG AGACTCCTTCTATCTTTGCTTGTTGAACAGTGGGACCAGCTTTGTACTGGGCTTTGCAATTTTCTCAGTTCTGGGTTACATGTCACAAAAGCAGGGTGTCGATATTGCTACAGTTGCTGAGTCAG GCCCAGGACTTGTCTTTATAGTTTACCCACAAGCTGTGACCCTGCTTCCTTGGCCTCAGGTCTGGTCTGTGTGCTTCTTCACCATGATCATTTTATTAGGCATTGACGGTCAG TTTATAGGTCTTGAAAGCATCATGACCTCTTTAACAGATGTCTTCCCAGCCCACATTCGAAGAGGATATTACAGAGAGCTTTATCTGATGCTGATCTGTGCTCTGTGCTATATGCTTGGCCTGTTATTAGTATCAGAG gcTGGCGCATACATTCTGCAGATCTTTGATCACTATGTATGCAGTGGGCCCACTCTTCTTCTGATGGCAATCTTGCAGTCAGTGATTATTGGATGGATTTATG GAGCAGAACGCTTCTGTGACAACATAGAGGACATGATTGGGTACAAACCTCTGTCACTTATCAAGTACTGCTGGCTGTATGCCACCCCTCTTATTTGTGGT GGAActcttgtgtttttgctgatgAGTTACACACCAATGAGGTTCAACAACACCTATGTGTATCCTTGGTGGGCTTTCTGGATTGGATGGTTCCTCGCCATGTCATCTCTTTCTATGATCCCAGTCACTATGATCTACAAACTGACCAAAGGAAGAGGGACTCTCTGGCAG CGTCTGAAGACCAGCTCCCAGCCAGCAAATGACCTTCCAGTGATGGCAAAGGAAATGGCATGTGTCACTGCATGTCCGTGA